The following coding sequences are from one Shewanella putrefaciens window:
- a CDS encoding CBS domain-containing protein, producing the protein MTIFIADIMSTRVVTVEMDDRLTVAKEIFDQASFHHLLVVDEYQLEGVLSERDLLRAISPNLGSSAETIKDLETLQKRVHQVMTRDPITVAPHINLDTATRLLLDNNIGCLPVLENGNLVGIVTWKDLLRAYCECRAQNQSEC; encoded by the coding sequence ATGACGATCTTCATCGCCGATATTATGAGTACCCGAGTCGTCACAGTCGAAATGGACGATCGGCTCACTGTGGCAAAGGAAATATTCGATCAAGCAAGTTTCCATCATTTGCTGGTTGTTGATGAGTATCAATTAGAGGGTGTGCTATCTGAGCGAGATCTACTGCGAGCAATTAGTCCTAATCTTGGCAGTAGCGCCGAAACCATCAAAGATTTAGAGACCTTGCAAAAACGGGTGCATCAAGTGATGACCCGTGACCCGATTACAGTGGCTCCTCACATCAACTTGGACACAGCAACTCGCCTGTTACTGGATAACAATATTGGCTGCTTACCCGTACTAGAGAATGGGAACTTGGTCGGAATTGTCACTTGGAAGGATTTACTAAGAGCCTATTGTGAATGTCGTGCTCAAAATCAAAGCGAGTGCTAA
- a CDS encoding NCS2 family permease — protein sequence MSEHLSSTTVSSGSFLNRYFSIHQRGSTVRQEVIAGLTTFLAMVYSVIVVPNMLGQAGFDPGAVFVATCLIASFGSLLMGLWANLPMAIGCAISLTAFTAFSLVLGQGMSIPVTLGAIFLMGVTFTLVSVTGIRQWVLANLPKGIAHGTGIGIGLFLLLIATNSVQLIVANSSGLPVKLGDINSLPVIATVIGLAATIGLERRGVPGGILLVIIVLSVFGLVFDPSVKYQGLFAFPDFTSEHSLIGQLDIMGAFNPVVLPIVLALVMTAIFDATGTIRAVAGQANLLDKDDNIVGGGRALTSDSVSSMFAGVVGGAPAAVYIESAAGTAAGGKTGLTATIVGVLFLFMVFLAPLSYLVPAYATAPALMYVGLLMLSNVAKLDFNDKVDAMAGLTCAVFIILSCNIVTGIMLGFVTLVIGRICSGEWRKLKVGVLAITLGLVVFYMGGWAI from the coding sequence ATGTCTGAGCACTTAAGTTCAACAACCGTATCCTCAGGTTCATTTCTAAACCGTTACTTTTCAATTCATCAACGTGGTAGCACAGTTCGCCAAGAAGTCATTGCAGGGTTAACGACCTTCCTTGCCATGGTTTATTCAGTGATTGTGGTACCCAATATGCTGGGACAAGCAGGATTTGATCCCGGTGCTGTATTTGTCGCAACCTGTTTAATTGCTTCTTTCGGTTCTTTGCTGATGGGATTATGGGCCAACTTACCCATGGCGATTGGTTGCGCCATTTCACTCACGGCCTTTACCGCATTTAGTTTGGTACTAGGTCAGGGCATGTCGATTCCTGTCACCTTAGGCGCGATTTTCCTGATGGGTGTGACATTTACGCTTGTGAGTGTGACAGGCATTCGTCAGTGGGTGCTCGCTAATTTACCTAAAGGCATTGCCCATGGTACTGGTATAGGTATCGGTTTGTTTTTACTCTTGATTGCTACTAACAGTGTGCAGTTGATTGTGGCAAATAGTTCAGGCTTACCCGTAAAGTTAGGTGATATTAACAGCTTACCTGTTATCGCTACTGTTATCGGTTTAGCAGCGACAATTGGTTTAGAGCGCCGTGGTGTACCAGGCGGTATTCTGTTGGTCATTATTGTGTTATCGGTATTTGGTTTAGTGTTCGATCCGAGCGTGAAATACCAAGGCTTATTTGCCTTCCCCGATTTTACCTCTGAGCATTCACTGATTGGGCAACTCGATATTATGGGCGCCTTTAATCCTGTAGTATTACCGATCGTGCTTGCTTTAGTGATGACGGCCATTTTCGATGCGACTGGCACTATTCGTGCTGTGGCAGGGCAAGCTAACCTACTGGATAAAGATGATAATATTGTTGGCGGCGGTAGAGCACTGACATCGGATTCTGTGAGTAGTATGTTTGCAGGCGTAGTCGGTGGCGCCCCAGCCGCTGTGTATATCGAGTCAGCCGCAGGCACTGCCGCGGGTGGTAAAACCGGTTTAACGGCAACGATTGTTGGCGTGTTGTTTTTGTTTATGGTTTTCCTCGCGCCTTTGAGCTACTTAGTCCCTGCCTATGCAACGGCCCCCGCGCTGATGTACGTAGGTTTATTGATGCTGAGTAATGTGGCAAAGCTCGACTTTAACGATAAAGTTGATGCTATGGCGGGATTGACCTGCGCAGTATTTATCATTTTAAGCTGCAATATTGTGACTGGCATTATGCTGGGCTTTGTCACTTTAGTGATTGGTCGTATTTGCAGTGGTGAATGGCGTAAGTTAAAGGTGGGTGTATTAGCCATTACCTTAGGCTTAGTTGTGTTTTATATGGGCGGATGGGCGATTTAA
- a CDS encoding PilZ domain-containing protein, with protein sequence MDERRKFSRILFAASASLHQGNEHWQTTILDLSLNGALVEEPHDFINSGKPIQLSFTLPESDIELQMETELVHQRNAQLGLKCNFIDVDSISHLKRMVELNLGDATLLNRELAFFIEEHNNAH encoded by the coding sequence ATGGACGAGAGACGCAAATTTTCGCGGATTTTATTCGCTGCCAGCGCATCACTGCACCAAGGAAACGAGCATTGGCAAACCACCATTCTCGACCTCAGCCTTAATGGCGCATTGGTTGAAGAACCACATGACTTTATTAACTCAGGAAAACCGATTCAGCTAAGTTTTACCCTGCCTGAATCCGATATTGAACTGCAAATGGAAACCGAGTTAGTCCATCAAAGAAACGCCCAGCTTGGTTTAAAATGTAACTTTATTGATGTCGATAGCATTAGCCATCTTAAACGCATGGTTGAGCTCAATCTTGGCGATGCTACTCTGCTTAACCGAGAACTTGCATTTTTTATTGAAGAACACAATAACGCCCATTAA
- the radA gene encoding DNA repair protein RadA: MAKNKTAYVCNECGQDFPRWQGQCSACQEWNTITEVRLGAASPGRGTKFAGYAGASSSEVKTLDQIDLNALPRILSHFGELDRVLGGGIVPGSAILIGGHPGAGKSTLLLQTLCYLAEQMPALYVTGEESLQQVAMRAHRLGLPTNKLRMLSETSVEQICEVALKESPKVIVVDSIQVMHMSDVASSPGSVSQVRESASYLTRFAKQNGIAVIMVGHVTKDGSLAGPKVLEHCIDCSVMFEGDSDSRYRTLRSHKNRFGAINELGVFAMTERGLKEVANPSAIFLSRGEEESSGSLVMVVWEGTRPLLVELQVLVDNSAMSNPRRVAVGMDANRLAMLLAVMHRHGGLQMSDQDVFVNVVGGVKVTETSADLTLLLAMVSSFRGEILPSDLVAFGEVGLSGEIRPVPNGQERLIEAAKHGFKRAIVPKANVPKKPPIGMEVIGVSKLSEALEAI, encoded by the coding sequence ATGGCAAAGAATAAAACTGCGTACGTGTGTAATGAGTGTGGGCAAGACTTTCCTCGTTGGCAAGGCCAATGTAGCGCCTGCCAAGAATGGAATACGATTACCGAAGTTAGACTCGGTGCTGCTTCGCCTGGGCGAGGGACTAAGTTTGCAGGTTATGCAGGGGCAAGTAGTAGTGAAGTCAAAACCTTAGATCAAATCGATTTGAATGCGTTACCGCGAATTTTGAGTCACTTTGGAGAACTCGACCGAGTGCTGGGGGGCGGGATTGTCCCGGGTTCAGCGATTCTTATCGGTGGTCACCCTGGAGCCGGTAAAAGTACCCTGTTGTTGCAAACGCTCTGTTATTTGGCTGAACAAATGCCTGCATTATACGTAACGGGTGAAGAGTCTTTACAGCAGGTTGCCATGCGCGCCCATCGTTTGGGTTTACCGACCAATAAATTACGGATGTTATCGGAAACCAGTGTCGAGCAAATTTGTGAAGTTGCCCTAAAAGAATCACCTAAGGTGATTGTGGTTGATTCGATTCAGGTCATGCATATGAGTGATGTGGCATCAAGTCCTGGCAGTGTGTCGCAGGTACGAGAGTCTGCTTCTTATTTGACGCGTTTTGCGAAACAAAATGGTATAGCCGTGATCATGGTGGGTCATGTCACTAAGGACGGTAGCCTTGCAGGCCCTAAGGTGCTTGAGCATTGTATTGATTGTTCAGTGATGTTTGAGGGGGATAGTGACAGTCGTTACCGTACCTTGCGTTCCCACAAAAACCGTTTCGGTGCAATCAATGAGTTAGGTGTATTTGCCATGACAGAGCGCGGCTTAAAAGAAGTCGCTAATCCTTCAGCTATCTTCCTTTCCCGTGGTGAAGAGGAATCGTCTGGTTCTTTAGTGATGGTGGTGTGGGAAGGTACGCGTCCGCTGTTAGTAGAACTGCAAGTGCTGGTGGATAACTCGGCTATGTCTAATCCGCGCCGCGTGGCTGTTGGGATGGATGCAAACCGTTTAGCCATGTTACTGGCGGTTATGCATCGCCATGGCGGTTTGCAAATGTCGGATCAGGATGTGTTTGTTAACGTAGTCGGCGGCGTTAAAGTGACGGAAACCAGTGCGGACTTAACCCTATTACTGGCAATGGTATCGAGTTTTCGTGGCGAGATTTTACCCAGTGATTTGGTCGCATTTGGTGAAGTCGGGTTATCGGGCGAAATTCGGCCAGTGCCAAATGGACAAGAGCGATTAATCGAAGCGGCTAAACATGGTTTTAAACGAGCGATAGTCCCTAAGGCTAATGTGCCTAAAAAGCCTCCTATAGGGATGGAAGTTATCGGTGTTTCAAAACTATCAGAAGCCTTAGAGGCGATTTAG
- a CDS encoding PilZ domain-containing protein, with protein sequence MSLDNHSALIEQLKPLLMEPNFQEIFQQLTIDETNSTRFLLKMELNRLASPCTRIIDLRDKSELPCTEAMLGQQRHFLDEPAKHSLQEAMSLYRNQYTLGVYEYVIAAHQQRRQKLRQGIQQADAAIEPEPFMVPGVVLGSYFNRTEERMNYSIRIMASQIGRGELPGITADLSVNGARIRLPANHPFDLDKPLKVKLLELSEEYYYPDLQLGVDYEIVDKQTNSEFIWLRLKRISGTEALGQMLSNLIRGYKLRYKLDVNDVLVTASGLGLERHYLPHLPHLPLYFNSQTQGLSHMLLSRDNQQIVHYFQDENDVSQLPAMLTQTRLSALLNHPEDPDHGLFFSFTYNAQGCLCFYSATLAELKAKGMMPLFLGFASTKPSWRIFKLTQDKICHAKGYRRATLPGDEAKYSPIVEQQLAQFSHLLQLVDLTNEEARADYKAWQDNSNVNALKTFAQQKLTTHPIKPISMQFSERRQEARFAFKTLVNISQDELKASGISLDISSRGMQLTLDHPTEFSSNKPLMLSFPKLQTIAGKTQLDHLPYRLVRTRKNGVTLHLTAIMGHTPHVGVEFLNKLIAHNKEKLEQLTQNDNEAKELADGLKNILLHHLCSVPYFVEKTTKSAQIACLGIGTEQDDISAIFAAGTSDILQYNLGPLLKDGFFKRDILDPIRQMKPQQDMDFIEVFIQLTRQSRGQIHLKCVLANEMINTQVKLAFIHQSKIAGRFMALRIYRGATEKPDMSYLRRELEYINIHANHKAKQLEEQLWRIIGVGELLDITQEVELRYPALHQKSVN encoded by the coding sequence ATGAGTTTAGATAACCACAGTGCACTCATCGAACAACTTAAGCCGCTGCTCATGGAACCTAACTTCCAAGAGATTTTCCAGCAGCTAACGATTGATGAAACCAATTCGACACGTTTTCTATTAAAAATGGAACTCAATCGTTTGGCGTCGCCTTGTACACGCATTATCGATCTTAGGGATAAATCTGAGCTTCCCTGCACTGAAGCTATGCTCGGCCAACAACGCCACTTTTTAGATGAACCCGCCAAACACAGTCTTCAAGAAGCCATGTCACTTTATCGTAATCAATATACGCTAGGAGTATATGAATATGTTATCGCGGCTCATCAACAACGTCGCCAAAAATTACGCCAAGGTATACAACAAGCGGATGCTGCGATAGAACCTGAGCCTTTTATGGTGCCAGGCGTTGTTTTGGGAAGTTATTTTAATCGCACTGAAGAACGAATGAATTACAGCATTCGTATTATGGCCTCACAAATTGGACGTGGAGAGCTGCCAGGCATTACAGCCGATCTCTCCGTCAATGGCGCTCGTATTCGACTTCCGGCGAATCATCCATTTGATCTTGATAAACCGTTAAAAGTAAAACTGCTTGAGCTTAGTGAAGAATACTATTATCCAGACCTCCAACTCGGTGTCGACTACGAAATCGTCGACAAACAAACCAATAGTGAGTTTATTTGGTTAAGACTTAAACGTATTAGTGGCACTGAGGCCCTTGGGCAAATGCTCAGCAATTTGATCCGTGGTTACAAATTACGTTATAAATTAGATGTTAACGATGTCCTGGTTACCGCTTCTGGTTTAGGATTGGAGCGCCATTATTTACCGCATTTGCCACATTTACCGCTCTACTTCAATAGCCAAACCCAAGGCTTGAGTCATATGTTACTCAGCCGCGATAACCAACAAATAGTACATTATTTTCAGGATGAAAATGATGTCAGCCAATTACCCGCCATGCTAACGCAAACTAGGCTATCCGCATTACTCAATCACCCTGAAGATCCAGATCATGGATTATTTTTTAGCTTTACTTATAACGCTCAGGGGTGCTTATGTTTTTATTCTGCAACCTTAGCCGAGCTAAAAGCTAAGGGCATGATGCCATTATTTTTAGGTTTTGCATCGACAAAACCAAGTTGGCGCATCTTTAAGCTCACCCAAGATAAAATCTGCCACGCTAAGGGATACCGTCGCGCTACATTACCGGGGGATGAAGCTAAATACAGCCCCATCGTCGAACAGCAACTTGCTCAGTTCAGCCATTTGCTACAACTTGTCGATCTTACAAATGAAGAAGCAAGGGCTGACTATAAAGCTTGGCAAGATAATAGTAATGTCAATGCTCTGAAAACCTTTGCCCAACAAAAGCTAACCACACACCCAATTAAACCCATTTCAATGCAGTTTAGTGAGCGTAGACAAGAAGCCCGTTTTGCTTTTAAAACCTTAGTGAATATTTCACAAGATGAGCTAAAGGCCTCGGGAATTAGCCTAGATATATCCAGTAGAGGTATGCAGTTAACCCTAGATCATCCAACGGAGTTCTCATCGAATAAACCTCTGATGCTCAGCTTTCCAAAGTTACAAACGATTGCGGGTAAAACTCAACTCGATCACCTTCCCTATCGTTTAGTGAGAACGCGAAAAAATGGTGTCACCTTGCATTTAACTGCCATTATGGGTCATACCCCCCATGTAGGGGTCGAGTTTTTAAATAAACTCATTGCCCACAATAAGGAAAAACTCGAACAACTGACACAAAACGATAACGAAGCAAAAGAACTCGCCGATGGCTTAAAAAACATTCTGCTGCATCATCTATGTTCTGTACCCTATTTTGTTGAAAAAACCACTAAATCAGCTCAAATAGCCTGCCTTGGTATTGGTACAGAACAGGATGATATCAGTGCTATTTTTGCTGCTGGCACCTCAGATATACTGCAATACAATTTGGGGCCGCTGCTCAAGGATGGCTTTTTTAAGCGTGATATTCTCGATCCTATACGTCAAATGAAACCCCAACAAGATATGGATTTTATTGAAGTATTCATCCAACTGACACGCCAATCTCGAGGGCAAATCCACCTAAAATGCGTACTAGCAAACGAAATGATTAACACACAAGTGAAGCTCGCTTTTATTCATCAGAGTAAAATTGCGGGACGATTTATGGCATTACGCATCTACCGCGGTGCAACGGAAAAACCCGATATGAGCTATCTTCGCCGCGAGCTTGAATATATTAATATTCATGCAAATCACAAAGCTAAACAGCTAGAAGAACAACTATGGCGCATTATTGGTGTGGGGGAATTACTGGATATCACCCAAGAAGTAGAACTGAGATATCCTGCATTACATCAAAAAAGTGTTAATTGA
- a CDS encoding alpha/beta fold hydrolase gives MTPFIASGTSAISQTSLYIPYRDGQLHLRQLLPAKPHFSKTPILMLHGAMSNGRVFYSQSGRGLGCFLARAGFIVYVLDTAGRGLSVPKITRGFTLGQGEVIREQIPLVQQFILNLHQKACHDLAVTAPSQVHWCAHSWGGVLMASSLARYPELQQNVRSLLTFGSKRTIRVKSFKKWLMVDVFWNRLAPSLAMGQGYLAADKLRVGMDNESRASLVQSIDWVRGEWCDHDDGFDYAKAAANTQWPPAWFIAGQNDTVLGHPEDVADMITECGFKRVKFTLLSKINGFKQDYGHGDMLTHLDAVSDHFPLIRDWYLAFDLCVLKD, from the coding sequence TTGACTCCGTTTATTGCTAGTGGGACTTCAGCCATTTCACAAACTTCACTCTATATTCCCTATCGGGATGGACAGTTACATCTGCGTCAGTTATTACCCGCGAAACCTCATTTCTCAAAAACTCCCATTCTAATGCTCCACGGAGCCATGTCTAATGGAAGGGTGTTTTATAGCCAAAGTGGTCGTGGTCTTGGGTGTTTTTTGGCCAGGGCTGGTTTTATCGTTTATGTGCTTGATACCGCCGGAAGAGGACTTAGTGTTCCCAAGATTACCCGAGGATTTACCTTAGGCCAGGGAGAAGTTATTCGTGAGCAGATCCCTTTAGTGCAGCAGTTTATTTTGAATTTACATCAAAAGGCCTGCCACGATCTTGCTGTTACTGCGCCATCGCAAGTGCATTGGTGCGCGCATTCTTGGGGCGGTGTGTTAATGGCGAGTAGCTTGGCCCGTTACCCAGAGCTACAACAAAACGTTCGTTCATTGCTCACTTTCGGCAGCAAACGTACTATCCGAGTAAAGTCTTTTAAAAAATGGTTGATGGTCGATGTCTTCTGGAATCGACTTGCTCCGAGTCTAGCGATGGGGCAAGGTTACCTTGCTGCAGATAAATTGCGTGTTGGTATGGATAATGAGAGCCGTGCCTCGTTAGTTCAAAGTATCGATTGGGTGCGGGGTGAATGGTGTGATCATGATGATGGATTTGATTATGCAAAGGCTGCAGCCAATACCCAATGGCCGCCAGCTTGGTTTATTGCGGGGCAAAATGACACTGTATTAGGTCATCCAGAAGATGTCGCCGATATGATTACCGAATGTGGATTCAAACGGGTTAAATTTACTTTATTATCAAAAATAAACGGTTTTAAACAGGATTATGGGCATGGGGATATGTTGACCCATTTAGATGCAGTAAGTGATCATTTTCCGTTGATCCGTGACTGGTATTTAGCTTTTGATCTTTGTGTATTAAAGGATTAG
- the serB gene encoding phosphoserine phosphatase SerB produces the protein MESLNQDALFLWLATNPSPRFEYQGHLFEAYQESDTPPSGTLVRVRIIYQEISAQKSLAEWLIALASTLKLPHVYIASIKRQVALHCIELALPLELSSDRVTMFPYDLAELHVFNTDLPKLSVPGLLVMDMDSTAIQIECIDELAAMAGVGEQVAAITERAMQGELDFEQSLRQRVAQLKGADANIITTLCHQLPLMPGLESMLAELKSHGWRLVVASGGFTPFVGHLKQLLNLDAAFANELVITDAKLAGAVTGKVVDAQYKADVVAHCSAQWNIPRGQRVAIGDGANDIPMVKAADFGIAFHAKPKLAAAADANIRHLDLRVLPYLLQN, from the coding sequence ATGGAAAGCTTGAACCAAGATGCGCTTTTTTTATGGTTAGCGACTAACCCTTCGCCACGGTTTGAATACCAAGGGCATCTCTTTGAGGCTTATCAAGAGTCTGATACTCCACCATCGGGAACGCTTGTGCGTGTTAGGATTATTTATCAAGAGATAAGTGCACAAAAATCCCTTGCTGAGTGGCTAATCGCATTAGCGAGTACGCTCAAGTTACCCCATGTTTATATTGCGTCAATCAAACGTCAAGTGGCTTTGCATTGTATTGAACTTGCTTTACCCCTTGAGCTATCGTCCGATAGGGTAACGATGTTTCCCTATGATTTGGCAGAGTTGCATGTTTTTAATACTGATTTACCCAAATTAAGTGTACCAGGGTTACTTGTGATGGATATGGATTCAACTGCGATTCAAATCGAATGCATCGACGAATTAGCCGCGATGGCCGGCGTTGGGGAGCAAGTGGCGGCAATAACCGAAAGGGCCATGCAGGGGGAACTTGATTTTGAGCAGAGCTTACGTCAACGAGTCGCTCAACTTAAGGGGGCAGATGCCAATATTATTACGACGTTATGCCACCAATTACCATTGATGCCAGGACTTGAATCTATGCTGGCTGAACTTAAATCCCATGGTTGGCGTTTAGTGGTGGCATCTGGTGGCTTTACACCTTTTGTGGGGCACTTAAAGCAACTGTTAAATTTAGATGCGGCCTTTGCTAATGAGTTAGTGATTACTGACGCTAAACTGGCGGGCGCAGTGACGGGTAAGGTCGTTGATGCACAATATAAGGCTGATGTCGTAGCGCATTGCAGCGCGCAGTGGAATATCCCTCGGGGACAAAGAGTGGCTATTGGTGATGGTGCCAATGATATTCCTATGGTGAAAGCGGCAGATTTTGGCATTGCATTCCATGCTAAACCTAAGTTAGCTGCAGCGGCGGATGCCAATATTCGCCATCTCGACTTGCGGGTGTTGCCTTACTTGTTACAAAACTAA
- a CDS encoding AhpA/YtjB family protein codes for MLRVKVLYLKGLKKSHKISRLLQIAIALTLMVGLVQLWQTSLLQGQLLLKSQTQKMARLLVQQTAYGAAPALQLQNDEQLQWLASALVEDPKVMSAAIFSDQGIRLSFAQSITKDVLDPDSEEMVQLLSKYPPYVEPVLQEGKNLGYVEVRLDTKLFFNEIKEAHSLNMEQQQIMLLVAGLIGMLLSRSLSFKRADFDRRRFRVKLRQAPKKPKKRSSAEEPSESVNDGLAQELTEDKAVSTTDNPQEKAAKPTKAPKAVTETSVDKPTQASVQTKAEKTSEKLLTLEASREVENATNNAAQATPVKVKPKVKSVRKVKHANKATTETSAPNELSDLDTDSTG; via the coding sequence ATGTTAAGGGTCAAAGTGTTATATCTTAAAGGGCTTAAGAAAAGCCATAAAATTAGCAGGCTACTCCAAATCGCCATTGCCTTGACCTTGATGGTGGGCTTAGTGCAATTGTGGCAGACAAGCCTACTACAAGGTCAGTTGCTTCTAAAGTCCCAAACACAAAAGATGGCCAGATTACTGGTTCAGCAAACGGCTTACGGTGCTGCACCCGCGCTACAACTGCAAAATGATGAGCAATTACAATGGCTAGCAAGTGCGCTTGTTGAAGATCCAAAGGTGATGTCCGCAGCCATATTCAGTGATCAAGGTATTCGGTTATCCTTCGCGCAAAGCATCACCAAAGATGTGTTAGATCCTGATTCAGAGGAAATGGTTCAGCTCCTCAGTAAGTATCCTCCCTATGTAGAACCCGTACTTCAAGAAGGTAAAAACCTAGGTTATGTCGAAGTTAGACTCGATACCAAACTGTTCTTTAACGAAATTAAAGAAGCGCATAGTTTAAATATGGAGCAGCAGCAAATCATGCTGCTGGTTGCAGGCTTAATAGGCATGTTGCTTTCGCGCTCTTTGTCTTTCAAACGTGCCGACTTCGACCGCCGCCGCTTTCGGGTTAAGTTGCGTCAAGCGCCGAAAAAACCTAAGAAACGATCATCAGCTGAAGAGCCATCAGAAAGTGTTAATGATGGTTTGGCGCAAGAGCTAACCGAAGATAAAGCGGTGTCGACCACTGATAATCCACAAGAAAAAGCAGCTAAGCCTACTAAAGCACCAAAAGCAGTGACAGAGACCAGTGTTGATAAGCCCACTCAGGCAAGCGTGCAAACTAAGGCCGAAAAAACGTCAGAAAAATTATTAACATTAGAAGCAAGTCGCGAAGTTGAAAACGCGACAAACAATGCGGCTCAGGCAACGCCTGTAAAAGTAAAACCTAAAGTTAAAAGTGTCCGTAAGGTAAAACATGCAAATAAAGCAACGACTGAAACCTCGGCGCCCAATGAGCTAAGTGATCTCGACACTGATTCAACAGGTTAA